In Miscanthus floridulus cultivar M001 chromosome 8, ASM1932011v1, whole genome shotgun sequence, the sequence catcgacgtccgtgcaacctctactccacccgtcgctgcccgtgtgctgcctccgtcaccgaacccgcgatggccagcacaaccgcgacatcatctggaggctcaggttcatcaccagcccctctctcccctatctccctctcggtgtagtgttctaggtctaaatgtgcatgtgtttcatggatctatgagttcatccgcctagatctaccctagtcgatccacagaatGTCAACAATAGCTTCATGAGTGACTGGCATAAGATGAGATCTTCAAAGTGAAGAAGACCTTGCCTTATCGGTATGCCTTTAATTTGTGGCATTTTTTGGACAGATCATCATTTATGGTGAGGCTTTTACTGAATTTAGCTAGGTACCGTCGGTATTCATGCTAAAACTGATGTACAGGTGTTCTCAATTTGGGACAGTTTCTACTGTAACAGTGCAGATCAACAACGTCGTGAGTTCTGCTTCGCAATTCAGTTTTCAGTGAGAAGTGTGGCCTTTAACATCGCGGGTATGGCCAAGTCGCCAAGAGTCGAGACTCAAGCACCGATCTTTACAAGTGCTAACTACAATACTACATTGTTGTTGTCTTGTGGATGATATACAAAGCCTGCGGTCTGCAGATCAAAAAGCAGCGCAGCAGACAATCTGAGCCTTTCTGTGATTAGTTTGCTTGCTTGATCTCTGAACCCGTGGAAGTGGCAGTTTTGCCTATATGGCAAATAATGGGCACTCCAATCCATGTGAGGGACTGACGATGCCAAAGACCTTTGTTCTATCTTCCTTGCATCCACCGACCATATCATGGACTGAAATTTACCTGTAGTAATCGCGGATTGCTCATGCAGTGCATATCTGCACAGGTCGGCAGATCGATCATGTGCCCGTGGAGGCTGGAGCTGATCGAAAGGAGGGCGGAGGCAGCAgggcagaagatggcaggcactCGCATGTGCAATTGCATGTGGAGGTGGAGCTACGCCAAGGCTTGTGCTCAATGCTCATGTGGGCATGTGTCTCTCCAGCTTTAGGTTCCAATAAGTACCCGCTACCCGATTTAGGGCCTGTTCGGTTCTCAGGGAAACACGTCCTGGAATCGTTCCGGCCAGGAACGCTTATATAATTTGTATAGGACAGCCTTCACCAGGAATTGTTCCCGGCAGGAATGATCCTAAACGAACGAACGCTTAGGTTTCAATAAGTTGATCCTGTCGGATGGAAACGGTTCCATTTCGTTTTGGATCATCAGTGCCACACCGACAGCTCTCCTATTTTATGacctcttctttagcttttaAGCTAGTGTATGTGTGCTCAGTTTTTATGAAGAATGGACTGTGTGCCTACAcagctttttttctttttctttgaaaCACAACCTATATATATGCTCGCAGGTGAAACTAGAAAAAACTGATTTTACTGGGCTCTCTGGCTCCTCTCCGGTATTGTAGTAGGGAGCGGGGAAAGAAACCCTCCCAAATAATGTTCGTTGGGATTTTGTTCGTCTCTGTGCTGCATGTTCAAGGCAGAGGAGTAAAGGCGGTCTGAATGAAGATGGTAGGAGGATGAACTAACTCTACGGAGATGAAATCCCGGTCTTGGACATGCATGCATGAGACGCTGCATCCAGCCTCTTCCAGAACCTGAATCTGTGTTGTCTCCACACTCTCTTCTATGTGCGTCAAGCCGTCAAGGGCTTGCCTGTTTTTTTATGGTCACAGTCACGGGAGCTGTGTGTACGCATGAATGCATTGCGTTCCGCCCAATAATCAACGCCTCACTCTCTCTGCTATGCACTTGTGTGGGTAGTACTTGTGTCATGACAGTACTTATCCCCTTCTCAAAAACAAATGCTAGTAGTACTTGTGCCCTTTGTCCATCCCGAATTTAACATCTAATCAGTTCTTTCtgaaaaacacatgttagtagATACTTGTGCCTTTGTTTCTGTTCAGAAGGAACGTGCGTCACATAGATCCTGCAAACTAACATAACATCGCTTCAGGTTCAGAGCCGAGCTAGCCGCTGCCGCCCACTGACGTCTGATGGAGACCAATCTGATTTCAAGTAAGCTTGTGATGGTCTTATTGCACAGTGATCTAGGGAATCAAACCCGACCAGCACGGCAAAGTTGCAAGCACTAATTTCTGCTGCAAACGGCATCTCCAAGTTCTTAAGAAACATTTTTCTAAGTGGCTAAAATGAGCAGAAAGCAATTTATTTATCTTCCGTCAACAATTACTAATAAAAATGCGGCTAGGCACGGCCAGGCAGTGTGCCTACGGTGGGTGGGCAGAGGCAGCAAAGCGGCGGAGAAATAGAAAGTTCAGGAAAAACTAGCGTGAAACAGAAAAATCAAGGCAAACCAGCAGATAGAGCGAGTGAACGCGGGGGGTTTGTAAATATGAACACGGGACAGATTTACAAGCAAGCATGGATGTTGAGGGAATTCAGATAGGAAACTATTTGAGGACAGGTTTTACCCTTTCTTAGAAAGATTTTTGGGtgttcaccctgttcgcttgttggtttcagccagcccaaatcaaccagccaacagtgtttttctctcacagaaaaccagcaccagtcagtccagaaaccaaccagcgaacaggccggttGAATTAAAGAGCACTTAGGGGTTGAATTAAAGAGCACTTGGGCTAGGAGTTGCTCTAACAACGTGAAAACATGCTACACACGAGAACATGGGATCAATTGCCTCCAAAGACACAGAACATCGCATGGACAATCAAATAGAACATCGATAATCAGAGCAGTAACCATTATGCAGTGTTCATTACGATTGGGTTGGCAAACTGCAAACACCGCAAACCAAGTAGGAACTGCAAACCATTATGCAGTGTTCATCATCGCGAGCTAGCAATGCATTAGTACTGTAATCTAGCTGATCTGATAAAATTCAACTTTGCAACAACATACTACATCCGTTACAAGGAAAACTTTAAACATAGGCATGCACGGCATAACTTAAGAGCACATCGCAAAGGTCCAGAGCATGCCGTTACACCATTCCACTGCTTTGGCAAAGGTGGTAAAAGATATAATAAGAATATGAAGGCACTAGCTTCAGGGACGCCGTGAAAGGTGGGTACAACAAGGCATGATGAGCCTCACTTCCAGAGCTTGCGCAGGGACATGTTCTTCTCCGTGTCTTTCTTCATCACCTTGGCCACTGCCATCTCGAAGTCCTCCTGGGTAACGTGCACCCTTCTCTCGCGGAGAGCAAACATCCCGGCCTCTGTGCAGACGGCCTGAACAACAAAAAATGGAAGGAAAAAAACAGTCTGAGTTACTTCGAATCAACACAAGGTCTATCAAGAAAATAGCAACAATGAGGCACCAAAACACAAAGCTATGCACGTAGGAACTATAAGATCACAAATTCACATAAGCATTGAAATCCCAGTTAAAACAAGAAATTCTAAAAAAATGATAGTACAAACAAAATTGCTAAACAAATAAATATAAATAAGTAAATAAGAAGGCTCTCTTTCACAGGGTCGAGAAAAGGCCACGAAGTGCCTTATGACAAGAATAGATCTATCTATCTAATCTATCTAAAGGTTGTAATAAACAGAATTTTCTGCCTCAATTTTCAGCAGACCTGATTATTGTAGTGCAAACATGTCAATGCCCCAACATGGTAGTTTGGTCATTAATGAGTGTGATGAATTTCAGTACTTACCATATAAAAAGCTCAACTAAGACCACTTATAGCTCACTAACTTCTCTAGGCTTTAAATCCTAAATCTTGATCTTATACTGATGGCGATGTAACTACGTGGGCAAAAATGGAATAGAACTTGATGCGAATAATTTGCTGAGGTCCAAGATGTATCAGCTAGAGATTGCTATATGAGCAAGCTTTCTGAACTCTCGACTCTATAATCATGAGCATTATTGCGAGTTGTGACTAAAGATGCGAGAGCATAACTTTCTGCTTGAATGGATGGacaaacaagcaaacatcacaaaATTGAAATAAGAGGCAGCACACAGTTCATCAGATGAAGTGGATTTAACAAACCTTGAGCTCAGCTCCTGAGGCCCCATTCATCTTTTCCGCGATCTTCTTCAGATCAATACCACGCATCAAGTTCATTTTTCTTGAATGAATCTTCAAGATATCGAAACGTGACTGCAAGGGCAAAAGATTAAGCACCCTGTCAGCAGGAGTAGCCATGTAAAATCAATGGGTATAACAGGACGAGTTAGCCGAACATACATCCTCATTAGGATTTGGAAATTCAATCTTCCTGTCTATGCGGCCAGGCCTCAGAAGGGCTTGATCCAAGATGTCTATTCTGTTCGTTGCCATCAAAACCTGCATTAAATATTTAAAACATCACATCACAATTATATACATTTACAAATCACTAATTCAGCACACAGGAACACAAGTGATGCATACCTTAATTTTGTTTGATGCTTCAAAACCATCAAGCTGGTTTAGAAGTTCAAGCATGGTACGCTGCACTTCACTATCACCGTTGCCAGTTCCAGACTCCATTCTAGCAGATCCGATAGAgtcaatttcatccataaataTAATGGATGGTGCATGTTCCCTGCAATAAGTTAACCAGATAACTAAGCCCACAATTAAAGATAATAACAGAATATGTATATGCAAAATTATGCTCACAAACAACTAATGCTTCAGGTACAACAGGAAAAGAAATGTGGAGCTCAGCCTACCTGGCCATAACAAAGAGTTCCCGAACCATCCGGGAGCCCTCACCAATATACTTCTGAACCAACTCAGAACCAGACACCCTAATGAAGGTGCAGTCAGTGTGATGAGCAACCGCACGTGCCAGCAATGTCTTTCCTGTACCCGGAGGTCCATAAAGGAGGACACCCTGAAAAATAAATAAGATCTCAGTCTATTCCAGCTACATGTAAAGTTCAAATAAGTTAAGATGGTCTTCAAGGGAGAAAACAAACCTTTGGTTGGGCAATTCCAAGGCTCTCAAACAGCTCCGGATGTTTGATTGGAAGCTCGATGACCTGAAAGTTGACTTCACAAATCAGAATGTGCATATTTTGATGATAACACATTTTAGTTCAAAACAAACCTCTTTGATCTCTTTAATTTGCTGGTCAAGGCCTCCAATCATATCATAAGTAGAATCAGGAACCTTCTCAACTTTCATGAGATTGACCAATGGATCAACTTTGCTTGGTAGGATCAGATGGAGCATATAGCTGTCATTCCGAAGAGCAACTCTTGTTGAAGGTGTGATCTTTGTGATATCAATGCTCTTATCTAGATCCACCACATATTTGCCTTCGGGATGTACCTGAGCAATTTCATTTAGAAAGTTAATATCACTTTGATAACCAGGAAGTTAGAACTCCCATTGAGAGCTCTCAGACAAGGAATCCAATAATAACAAGATATTGGATTACAAAAAACTGCCACATCCAAATCAGTCACAGCTTTAAACATGTATTCACAAAACAATGTCAGGGAACTCTTCTCcatattaaaaaaaaacttatatCAGGTGTTCAAAAACATTTCTAATATGCAGAGTTGCAAGAAAATACAGAATTTTCAATTGGTACTGGGATCCATAAAACATAGTTTACACAAACTGGACTGCATATGCAGTATATGCTACTTAAGGATTATTTGTCAGCAGTGGCAGACCTATAGAAATCTAAAAAAGAGGGGGCCCAAATCATCTTCAAACTCTAGAACCCCTCTTTGATCTGTTCCGTGTTTCGAAAAATTAGGAGGGCCTCCGCTATCGCAgaattagggggggggggggggggggggggggggggggggggggggggggcaagtcCCACCCACCCAACCACTAGATCTGTGCCTGTTTGTCAGTAGACATATACCGACAATGTGACAGACAAGGTAGAAAAATGTGAAGGCTGGTGCTAATTTGTACAAGGCATCTAAGATACTTTGTATTACCATGGCCAAATAATTCTTTTACTTGTTTAGTTGTTCTAAATATGTGGTGGGAACATGGATCTATATAATGCAGTCCAGTGCTGAATATTTGTTCTTTGTAAGCATAGTTCCATGGATTCATAATGCAGTCAAGGTGATGAATATTTGTTCTTTGTAAAATACAAGAGTCACAATTTCCACAGATGAACTTATCTTTAAAAACAAAGACATATTCCTATAAGCTCATTTATAGGTGTTAAATGGAGGCAGCAGAGTACTCTTCTAGCAGAGCACTGGTAAAATCTCATTAGAGCTTTGTTTTATATAACAGCAAGAATCAATACTTTTAagcagaaaatgatattcatatgAAGTACTGATTGTAGAGTAGGCAAAAAAATTACCTTCACCAGAACCTTTGATTTCCCCATGACCTTCACCACCTCACCAACATACGAGCCAGGCTCTTGAAGCAACTGCAGCTCTTCCCTGAGCATTCTAACTGAAAAAACAAAATTGCAAGGCCAAATTTAGAGTACGGTAATCAGAAAACAATACATGTAGGAGGATGTGCTGCTCCTGAAACAGAGACAGCAGGAATTTAGTAAATCCTATAAACAAAAAAGCATCATGGTGCAATCATGCGAGTGAATATTACTCCACTAGGTAATGGGGACGCAGGGCGTCAAGATAATTTCACATTGGAAATGTTCAGTTAGAGGCGAATTTAGTTTATGATTTCTATTAGAATGTCACACAATAGGCAGCCACAATACCACAATCATGTCAAAGAAACGAAGGCATTGAATAATAATGGATAACCTCAGGAATACAGAAACCTGATTGAAATATATTATCCTAACAACCCCACAAGAATGTGGCAGAACAAAAGTGAAAGACAACATACGCAAACACTGACAAGCAACAGATAGCCTGCACATCTTATATGCATAATTCACTCCCAAAATCAAGGCCCAAACACAGCAAAACAACAGTTACCACTATGGCACTACCATCCACAATTCAAACTGAAAAGTCCAAGTCATCCTGCTGCTCAAGCAGCTAAATATCTAAAGCATATTCAATTGGAGCTATTCTTCAGTCAATCCAACACACTGATTAGTAATTAACAGGCCATCTTCATCAGATCAGATAATTTGGCTAAGAAACTTCAGCTTGACGAACAACCGGGCGTCGAAACCCAACTAAGGCAACTAAAACCCGTGCCTTTGGCCACGATTCACACCCAGCTACAGGTAGGGTTTCCACCAACGCGATCGAGGAATCATCACCACACGAAACCGCGTTTGCGGGAGGGGCACATCGACTCTAGGTTTTGTGGGGGCGTAATAACCAAGAAGAGATGTCACCTCGGGAGTTGAGGTCGTTGCGCTGGGCCTCGAGGCGGTTGAGGTTGTGGGTCTTCTGCCGGATCTGGAGCTGCAGGTCGTGGATGTGCTGCAGGTAGTACTGCCGCAGCCCCTCTCCCCCACCGCCGCTCCTCCCCTTCGCGGCCGCCGCGGCCTCGTCGCCGGACGCCGCCGGCGTGGGCTTCGAGATGTCCATTGCCACCGTCGCCATATTCGCCGGCTCGGGTAGGTCGCGTTCGGGGTGGGGGGTTCTTCTTGCGTTGGAAGAAAGGTCGACCCGGAAGCTGAAGTGGGCTTGCTTGTTGGCTTGGGTCTGGCGGTCAGGGCAGCTTTGTTTGTTTCGGCGCCTCGGTTAATAGAGGCGGTCAGCCCCCGACTCCGAAACCTCTCTCTGCTGGGCTTATCCCTCTGCTGGGCTTatccggcctgttcgctggttggtttctggactggtttgggTTGACTGGTGttggtttattatgagagaaaaatactgttggttggctggtttgggctggttgaaaccaacaagcgaacagggacTCACTCATGCTCTTTggtcttgtttagttcaaaaACTTTTCCCTAAAAATACTATAGTATCTATCACATTAAATCTTATGATACgtgcatggaatattaaatgtagacaaaaaaaactaattgcacaatttggttgaaaatcgcgagacgaacgttttgagcctaattagtccatgattaaatattaattgccaaataaaaacgaagtgctacagtagccaaattacCAAATttcgtccaactaaacaaggccttcttCGTAGATGCGAAGAAAGGGAGTCTAAGTTGACAACGTCGACTCCGAACTCAGCAAAGTTCTCCGTGTCCCTTCTCCATCTATTTTTtataggaaaaataagaaaaactcattttcaaaagtaCCCTATATCCCTTCATCATCTTTTAGCACTTGACAAACCGGCCTCCTCCGCACGGACTTCCCCGCGACGCCGCGGGGCCCGGTGTTCGTGGCGGTGTACCAGCCCGTGCAGACGCTGGTGGTGGCCATCATAGCGTCGCTCACCCTGGGCGACAAGTTCTACCTGGGCGGCATCATCGGCACCGTGCTCCTCGTCGCCGACCTCTTCCTCGTGCTCTGGGGCAAGAGCGAGGAGAGGGCGCGCATCGCCAGGGACGTCGCGGCTATCATCTCCGGCAGCGACCGTGACCGCGAGGGTCTAATTGCGGGGCGGTGCTGGTGGTGGCATTCGGAACCACAACGCCTGACAATCGATCGATGAATCCTTCGTCATGATCCATGGTGCATGGAGATCAGAGGTCGTATGCGTACGATTCATGAGGCTGCCATGCTGCACTCATGGATTGGAGCGATATGATCCGATCCAGCAGATTGCCTGTACTGCAATGCTACACACCGGCAGATTGCATGCGCACGTTCGACAAAGGAAGGAGGAGGCGGTGGCCTAGGATTGCGCGACCACGATGACTTTCGCTCAGGAAAAAAATACCGTAAAAAAAACTCAGGTGGGaccaaattttgatttttttggaAGTCATTTATtgagaactcttggagatggcctTATTTTTTCCTCCCAGTACCTTTTGGGGAGTTGCAAAATTACATGATTTTGGGAGAAAAAATAAGGTACTCTTGGAAATGCTCTAAGCCGACTTCTTATTTATCTGATCTCTATTCTATCTATTATGATATTTACTATCTTCATATTATATATCAGCAAACTTGTACAAACACTACAATATACAATGGAATTTAAGGGTGTATTTGGTTCGAAGAATAAGGTGATCCATCATCTTCTCACTCCTCACTTTTTATATTTGGTTTGTGGAATAGAATGAGTTGATTCATGGTCACCTCATTTCTCATAAACTAATAATTAGTGTACGCACGACGAATGTGTTGATTCCACCAAAATTCATAGGATAAACTCACGATGCATCACCTCATGAAGCATGTGGTGACTCCACGAACCAAACACACCATAAATCACGTATTATTTGTTAGTATCGTGAGACATGCCTTATTTTAATTCACGTGAATATAGGTCATGAGCTTAAATATAAATAGGATAATGAACAAATTAAGATTTTAATTTCTAATTTATCATGTAATACTATTTTAAGTAAAACTGGCTAGAACACTTACGCTATGAAAAGCAGAGTGTGTTGGACCAAAATTTAAATAAACTTTCGCTTCATAGAGCTTCTCTAATAGTCTTTATAAAACTCACTttttaaatcatcatttacagACTCATTGAATAAAAACTTTCTATAACTTTCTTACTCATCAAAATGTGCGCACTCTAGAGAGCTAGCCTCACTCTCTATCTTTGACTagtgaaaaattcaaaaaaaataatACTTATACTTGGATAACCAATTAAACAAGTTGTTGCTAGGTATTTTTTTCACCAAAAGTGTCTCTTAGAATTGGTCTTAACATGCCGGTGGAACATTATATTCTTATTTAAAAGGTTAAAATCAGAAAACCCAACCGGTGGGAAAAAACCAGAAAAGGTGGAAAAAATCGGAAAACAAAAACCCCACAGGAAAAATCAGGAAAAAATAATTGAAGATTTTGCCCGTGAAATCATAGGCCTGTTCGCTGGTGTGAAACCTggctaaaaaatactgttctagctaaattgttgtgaaagaaaaacactattctggctgaaaaaagaaaccaaacaaACCGAATATAGAGTAAGCCGAATAGAGCCATAATTGaagaattgtttatatatattatatatagtaCGCTTTTTTAATGTTCATGGGAAACAGTTCTGTTACTACTTAAAAAGGCTTCCCGTCCgtctaaataaataaaataaagaatGAAAATAATTTCTGTGTCAACGAGTGCCACTGGCGAGACGGCCACCCCTACTCCCCGCTCCCAATTGCACTGTAACAGCCATTTGGCCCCGTTCGCTCAAAAATACTGTTTTGATTgagttgttgtgagagaaaaatactgtttttagctgaaaaaaaagtcgaacaaaccgaatataggATTAGCCAAACAGAGCCTTTGAGATTGGACTAGAGACTAGAGACTAGAGACTAAAAGAGGATTAAAAGTGGTTTATAGGACTAGAGACTAAAGACtatttttagtcatttttaaTCCCTTTTAACCAAATAGGAGGGACTATTAGAGGGACTTTTAATCTCTAATCCACTATTTCTTTGAAAGATGCTTTTTAGAACTAATGGATCAACTTTACAGCCTTTAAGCCTCCCTCTTGCTCCTCTCTCGCCTCTGTCCATAAGAAAAAGGATATTTTAGTCTTTATTCAGCCCTTTAGTTCTTGAAATTAAACATGTTATTCAGGGACTAAAGACTAGAgactaaaaaaaattaaaagagaAACTAAATAACATATTTGATTTCAGGGACTAAAAAAGACTAAAGGGTTAAATAAAGACTAAAatatccttcttctttctttggacACGGGTGAGGGagtagagagagggagagataaGAGCTGTAAAGTTGGTCTATTAGTCTAAAAAACCTATTCTAAAGGATTAGTGGACTAGAGACTAAAATTCCTCTAGCATCCCCTTCTATTTTATTAAAATGGACAAAAAGGGAATAAAAAGTAGTGTCTGACACGCCTAAAAATAAAAATATCCCTTCTCTGCTCGCCTGTTTCACATCACATTAGGGCCTCATTTAgactgaggttaggaatcagtttTTTGCaatgtagcactttcatttgtatttaacaattattgtttaattatggtctaactaggctcaaaagatttgtctcgtaatttacaatcaaactatgtaattagttattttttttatctatatttaatactctatgtatgtgtttaaagatttaatgtgacaaaaagagagcgaaaaaacttgtaatctaaacaaggcctagtatATAGAATAATAGTACTAGATAGATTCCCGATCCGTCCATCGCTGTAATTATCCCACCATCGACACCGGGCACAATTTCTGTGTACAAATAACAAATCAAACCACAGATCCGGATCATCCAATCCGGTACGGACCCCAATTTAACCCTGATTTTTTCGTTTTTTTAATCGgtctagggctagggctagtgcACCGCGCTGTTTTAGGTTGTGCTCGGTGGCGGTGAGGTGTTGAAGCTGCTAAGGTTAGGAAAGGATTGCCGAGAGGCGGAGGGATGGACAAGAAGAAGGTGGCGGTGCCGACGGTGTGCCATGGGCACTCGCGCCCGGTGGTGGACCTCTTCTACAGCCCCGTCACGCCCGACGGCTACTTCCTCATCAGCGCTAGCAAAGGTACGCCATCGCTGAACCCGTCACTTTTGCTTGATTTATAGATTGGGAGTGAGTGTGTGAGTTATATTGTGGATATGAATTGCAAGATGATTGAGATAGATGGTTCCTAAGGTGAAAAATGCAGTTAATTTCGTAGATACTGGTGGATTGTGTAGTCATGTACATTCGGCTGCTACTGATGTTCATCTTGGTAAGCATGTAACTGTCACAGAGACCCTGGTCCAGAATCTGGATCTATATCGATTGATTGTTACATGTGGATGCTTTATTATATTAGTTTCCAGCAATTGCTCTTTGAATTGGGAGATCGAACCATCAAATTGTCAATACCTGATAAATTGGCTATGCTATTCAGTTGTCATTGGCTCATTGCATTTAGCTGCCTCCGCGTTTTGTGTGCATTCAAGTTCAGTGTGCATTCAAGTTCAAAACAAGCCGTTGAGTCACTGATAGATGAGACCACCTCTTGTTTGCCTCCGATCCCATGGCAGTCAGTGTTTAAGTGACTTGGGTTATTGCTCTTTAACATAGCAAAACTGAGGAACTGTTGTAATGTTCAGGGCTTAAGCTGAACCAGATACTAAGTTGTTGAGTGTTGACCATATAACTgttcttttgagcctaattacttGATCTGCTTATGCATAAATTTGGATTCCTTGTTGGAAGTATTGTCTTAGGTATCTCTTTGGTTTAGCTAAATAGTCAGTTCCTATAGTTTTTACTGTACATCAATCATTAGATTTTTTAGCATTATTAGTTGGCACAAGAAATTTGACTATTTATTCAGCAGTTCAATTCTACTGGATCATATCATAAATTCTGGTGAAGGGCGTGTCCATATTTATACGGTACAGGGGCAATGTCATCAGTTACAATTTGCACCGTGTGAGCTTCGT encodes:
- the LOC136471435 gene encoding 26S proteasome regulatory subunit 8 homolog A-like, which encodes MATVAMDISKPTPAASGDEAAAAAKGRSGGGGEGLRQYYLQHIHDLQLQIRQKTHNLNRLEAQRNDLNSRVRMLREELQLLQEPGSYVGEVVKVMGKSKVLVKVHPEGKYVVDLDKSIDITKITPSTRVALRNDSYMLHLILPSKVDPLVNLMKVEKVPDSTYDMIGGLDQQIKEIKEVIELPIKHPELFESLGIAQPKGVLLYGPPGTGKTLLARAVAHHTDCTFIRVSGSELVQKYIGEGSRMVRELFVMAREHAPSIIFMDEIDSIGSARMESGTGNGDSEVQRTMLELLNQLDGFEASNKIKVLMATNRIDILDQALLRPGRIDRKIEFPNPNEDSRFDILKIHSRKMNLMRGIDLKKIAEKMNGASGAELKAVCTEAGMFALRERRVHVTQEDFEMAVAKVMKKDTEKNMSLRKLWK